The sequence ACCAGCTGGCCCGCTGCTCGCGCATCCAACGGTTGACCTCGCACAGGTTGTGCTGCAACGCCTCGAGATCGATAGTGACCCTGGTCATGGCTCGTACCTCATCTCGTGGTACTTGAACTCGAACCCCAGCTTTTCGTAGATCCGCACCGCCGGGTTCTGCGGATCCACGTGCAGCTTGACCGCGCCCTGGCATTGCTCCATGGCGCGGCGGATCAGCATCCCGCCGATGCCTTGGCCGCGCAGCTTGGGCTCCATCGACACGAACAGCAGCAGGTTCTCGGGAACGTATTTGCCCATCCCGGTATGCAGCATCACCAGCGCGCCAATCAGCTCGCGGCCCTGCAAGGCGAGCACGATGAACCCGCCTTGGCCCGGCTGCTCGGACAGCGCGTACTCGATCCCCTGAAGAATGTGGTTCAGCGGATCCTCGTAGGGCGACATGGTGCGCGCCAGGAACTCGGCCAGCACCTGCCGGTCGATGCCCGGCGGAAAGTCGTCGTCTGCACGGACCAGCAGCGGGTCTATCTGCTCGGAACTATCTTGATTCACAGTTGGGTACCCCAATGCCCCGTAGACCGTCCGCAACCCCAGGCGCCTATCCTCTGGATGCTCCCGATGTTGGGTGGATAACGGGCCGGGATCGCACGGTCG is a genomic window of Candidatus Alcyoniella australis containing:
- a CDS encoding GNAT family N-acetyltransferase, with amino-acid sequence MNQDSSEQIDPLLVRADDDFPPGIDRQVLAEFLARTMSPYEDPLNHILQGIEYALSEQPGQGGFIVLALQGRELIGALVMLHTGMGKYVPENLLLFVSMEPKLRGQGIGGMLIRRAMEQCQGAVKLHVDPQNPAVRIYEKLGFEFKYHEMRYEP